A DNA window from Acidobacteriota bacterium contains the following coding sequences:
- a CDS encoding HU family DNA-binding protein, translated as MSKRLHQEKVSKSESPANRVTLADFEDQLTHLGFSPDVAHQVCQSFMEGLRKSLVRGEEVKLRGFGNFRRMRRKRKGSDPTADGGVADRYAYSVKFRPSRRLIGLLYGKDIPETGVFLSLDEALLQFLDQPSPKPESPKPPKKKPVKKLAAVDPDNVPQLLPNITLVPAHVSALNRTGEIVFELPSVVEFPEPDPEAGMPLIEFNLPPGLSPEIDTSFEVESTLRLGSPPPPPGFVAPSSPLPSIEEFTEPVVEDDEEPRDRSRMPPTPDDLEAAEGMDFETHYDLGISYKEMGLYDQSVRELHRAIQKVPPTDEAGRYMSCCTLLGMCYREKQMYLQSVDWFQHALTLTKPADASYLALQYELGLTYDLAGQTFNALAAFSEVYALDVNFREVAEKVRFLQNEVIVRAERMQKMIPIHIRAIASSGQRIDEDTWIVNISRRGAGLKTNIEHESGSLIEVEFTQAGKRHLGKVVWCAPSKDQDSSYRMGITLITDAELGVEDWPRPIAQG; from the coding sequence ATGTCAAAGCGACTTCATCAGGAAAAAGTATCGAAATCGGAATCACCCGCCAACCGGGTGACGCTGGCGGACTTCGAAGACCAGCTCACCCACCTTGGATTTTCTCCTGACGTGGCGCATCAGGTGTGCCAGTCATTTATGGAAGGACTCCGGAAGTCGTTGGTGCGGGGTGAGGAAGTGAAGCTCCGAGGATTCGGCAATTTCCGTCGAATGCGCCGAAAGCGAAAGGGAAGTGATCCCACAGCCGACGGTGGCGTCGCTGATCGCTATGCGTATTCCGTAAAATTTCGACCCAGTCGGCGGCTGATTGGGTTGCTGTATGGGAAGGACATTCCAGAAACCGGGGTTTTTCTCTCCCTTGACGAAGCCCTGCTCCAGTTTCTGGACCAACCCTCACCGAAACCAGAATCACCGAAACCGCCAAAGAAAAAACCAGTCAAGAAACTGGCGGCAGTTGACCCGGACAATGTTCCGCAGTTGCTGCCCAACATTACCCTGGTCCCGGCCCACGTCAGCGCACTCAATCGAACCGGCGAGATTGTTTTTGAACTCCCTTCGGTGGTTGAGTTTCCGGAACCTGATCCGGAGGCGGGGATGCCGCTGATTGAATTTAATCTTCCTCCTGGATTGAGTCCTGAGATTGATACTTCGTTTGAAGTTGAGTCCACGCTCAGACTTGGATCCCCACCCCCACCGCCAGGTTTTGTCGCCCCATCGTCCCCATTGCCCTCCATCGAAGAATTTACCGAGCCCGTGGTTGAAGATGACGAAGAACCGCGTGACCGGTCCCGGATGCCCCCCACGCCTGATGATTTGGAAGCCGCGGAAGGGATGGATTTCGAAACCCACTATGATTTGGGGATTTCCTACAAAGAAATGGGGTTGTACGATCAATCCGTTCGCGAACTCCATCGGGCGATTCAAAAAGTACCTCCGACTGATGAAGCCGGACGATATATGAGCTGTTGCACACTCCTCGGAATGTGTTACCGCGAAAAGCAGATGTATCTTCAGTCGGTGGATTGGTTCCAGCATGCCCTGACGCTGACGAAACCGGCTGATGCCAGTTATCTGGCCCTGCAGTATGAGCTTGGATTGACCTATGACCTGGCCGGTCAGACGTTTAATGCCCTGGCCGCCTTTTCTGAGGTGTATGCCCTGGACGTGAATTTTCGCGAGGTGGCCGAGAAGGTCCGATTCCTGCAAAACGAAGTGATTGTGCGGGCCGAGCGGATGCAAAAAATGATCCCGATTCATATTCGGGCCATTGCGTCCTCTGGCCAGCGAATTGACGAAGACACCTGGATTGTGAACATCAGCCGGCGTGGCGCCGGATTAAAAACAAATATCGAGCACGAATCCGGGTCCCTGATCGAAGTTGAATTTACTCAGGCTGGAAAGCGACACCTTGGGAAGGTTGTCTGGTGCGCTCCGTCAAAGGATCAGGACAGTTCCTATCGCATGGGAATTACCTTGATTACCGACGCAGAACTTGGTGTTGAGGATTGGCCTCGACCGATAGCACAGGGATGA
- a CDS encoding glycosyltransferase family 39 protein has protein sequence MIQSKMNGDGHLEQLDGQTSDTEMTVGQRAGMGKGLSRSAGDPSRKSKQQADTLASILLVVVVAVFVFFITRRLETILSPLDDESMILQSAHSLWGATGAGEMVSRLGSGTSEKLWLALPGLSVCLAVFGKIWGTGLEQARTFNVVAACLVLTAVFLIGRKLHSRAAGLIAVFILAFDANFFHTARFLTTDFPTLACTLAAFYFHLRSQSAAKPEREWAWGIGAGILLILALLMQVGAVYVVVLILAWSLVEQGTGIFRSRSLGALSMGAGALALPCGLYLWGHYSELTTQWHPETLYFRGFGITNIFKNLSGEHLRYDQWESGVLKIATEGFWAVGLFQLLIVLSLAYLTVRVVVAFTRSHGWQEFTEMLQSMTPEGQTMAQDRSQFFHLGPDEPRYTGSLLRSMARQGGWRRKLTVALHELEEDSRPVTTWLDALGAPSHPAWRASRAGLLLISVLSVLFFALFDAQKSAFHLPFITVWLALCCGVGIVDGIRWGVEQRKRSARRVLMGLGALLLVIIPTIGYVGSASRVVWRFYRWSRTFEPAPYADVTQVLRTIVPQNLLVVSRPVHWLSFPDNPNYVWASKKVWKDQDITSLPCVLVVDDEFIERENFNRLFAKQVPNFTLLAELSDTLYGNIKVYYTGLDGRFQNHTPAHYYFMGGFHKGYARKGYYSEEQRQSAKVIWLAGPPELERLARAGTPPEAKPPSVHRDNERSSLRIVTDLSLYNTRVRIPIQTQLKPFTLYRLQTAVRVAEGGCLVGPRDQTGLWLAEPLAVGPGEQYVPVDIVFATNARGDGEIAVSNRRNVPGKSLIYLSQVEIREIGKRP, from the coding sequence ATGATTCAATCCAAAATGAATGGTGACGGTCATTTGGAACAACTTGACGGACAAACATCCGACACTGAGATGACAGTTGGCCAGCGGGCTGGCATGGGGAAGGGTCTGTCCCGAAGTGCGGGTGATCCATCCCGAAAAAGCAAACAGCAGGCCGATACCCTGGCTTCAATTTTGCTAGTGGTGGTGGTGGCAGTCTTTGTTTTTTTTATCACCCGTCGGCTGGAAACCATTTTGTCACCACTCGATGATGAATCAATGATTTTGCAATCGGCTCATAGTTTGTGGGGGGCGACTGGTGCCGGTGAGATGGTTTCCAGGCTTGGTTCCGGGACAAGCGAAAAATTATGGCTGGCGTTGCCGGGGCTATCAGTGTGCCTGGCGGTTTTTGGAAAGATTTGGGGGACCGGTCTTGAGCAAGCCCGGACCTTTAACGTCGTGGCTGCCTGTCTGGTCCTGACTGCTGTGTTTTTGATTGGACGCAAGCTGCACAGCCGTGCCGCCGGCCTGATTGCTGTTTTTATACTGGCGTTTGATGCCAATTTTTTCCACACTGCCCGCTTTCTGACGACCGATTTCCCCACGCTGGCCTGTACCTTAGCTGCCTTTTACTTTCATTTGCGATCTCAGTCGGCGGCAAAACCGGAGCGTGAATGGGCATGGGGGATCGGTGCCGGAATTCTCCTCATTCTGGCCCTCCTGATGCAGGTAGGGGCGGTATATGTCGTGGTGTTGATCCTGGCCTGGTCACTGGTGGAGCAAGGGACTGGGATTTTTCGCAGCCGTTCATTGGGTGCGTTGAGTATGGGGGCGGGAGCACTGGCTTTGCCGTGCGGCCTTTACCTGTGGGGCCATTATTCCGAATTAACAACCCAGTGGCATCCGGAAACGCTCTATTTCCGTGGGTTTGGAATCACGAATATCTTCAAAAACCTGTCAGGTGAGCACCTGCGATATGATCAGTGGGAAAGCGGAGTGTTAAAAATTGCCACGGAAGGTTTTTGGGCGGTCGGGTTGTTTCAATTGTTGATTGTCTTGAGCCTGGCATATTTGACTGTTCGCGTGGTGGTGGCCTTTACCCGCTCTCACGGGTGGCAGGAATTCACGGAAATGTTGCAGAGCATGACGCCCGAGGGTCAGACAATGGCCCAGGATCGGTCCCAGTTTTTTCACTTGGGACCCGATGAGCCGCGATACACCGGCTCGTTGCTCCGCTCGATGGCCCGTCAGGGAGGCTGGCGTCGCAAATTAACCGTTGCCCTTCACGAATTGGAAGAAGATTCCCGCCCGGTGACCACCTGGCTGGATGCACTTGGGGCGCCGTCTCATCCTGCCTGGCGTGCGTCACGAGCCGGTCTGCTCCTGATCTCAGTGCTCAGCGTGCTCTTCTTTGCCTTATTTGATGCCCAGAAAAGCGCCTTTCATCTGCCGTTTATCACCGTGTGGCTGGCCCTCTGTTGCGGCGTCGGGATTGTGGATGGAATTCGATGGGGCGTCGAACAACGGAAACGAAGCGCCCGACGGGTGCTCATGGGGCTTGGAGCACTGTTGCTGGTGATCATCCCAACGATTGGGTATGTCGGTTCGGCTTCCAGAGTCGTGTGGCGGTTTTACCGCTGGTCACGAACCTTTGAACCGGCCCCTTACGCAGATGTCACCCAGGTTTTGCGCACGATTGTTCCTCAGAATTTGCTGGTGGTGAGCCGTCCCGTTCACTGGTTATCCTTTCCGGATAATCCCAATTATGTCTGGGCCAGCAAAAAGGTCTGGAAAGACCAGGATATCACGAGCCTTCCATGTGTGTTGGTGGTGGATGACGAATTTATTGAGCGGGAAAATTTTAACCGGCTGTTTGCCAAGCAGGTCCCCAATTTCACCTTGCTGGCCGAACTGAGCGATACGCTGTATGGGAATATCAAGGTGTATTACACCGGTCTGGATGGCCGGTTTCAAAATCATACACCGGCGCACTACTACTTTATGGGCGGCTTTCATAAAGGGTATGCCCGAAAGGGATATTACAGCGAAGAACAGCGCCAGTCGGCCAAGGTGATTTGGCTGGCGGGGCCACCCGAACTGGAACGACTGGCCAGGGCTGGTACTCCGCCGGAAGCCAAGCCACCGTCGGTTCACCGGGATAACGAGCGGTCGTCTCTGCGCATCGTCACTGATCTATCGCTGTATAACACTCGGGTTCGCATTCCGATCCAAACTCAATTAAAGCCTTTTACTTTGTATCGGTTGCAAACAGCAGTCCGCGTGGCGGAGGGCGGTTGCCTGGTTGGTCCGCGAGATCAAACCGGACTGTGGCTGGCCGAGCCTCTGGCTGTTGGACCTGGGGAACAATATGTCCCAGTTGATATTGTGTTTGCCACCAATGCCCGTGGCGATGGCGAAATTGCCGTGAGCAACCGCCGCAACGTGCCTGGGAAATCATTGATTTACCTCAGTCAGGTTGAAATCAGAGAAATTGGAAAACGACCCTGA
- a CDS encoding phosphoglucomutase/phosphomannomutase family protein translates to MTIKFGTDGWRGRIAQEFTFENVEIVAQATAEQFLADNPTQSEQLVFVGHDRRFLGEDFAARVAEVMVANGFRVKLYDTDVPTPMVSYDCHHFNARGGVIITASHNPPEFSGFKIKLPFGGSALPAYTNQVEARLGDNPPKRVLLREALADGRIERVPPSEAYIKRVPEIVDLEQLKAQDLEVIVDSMHGTGGHYLENFLSGGKLRVTTIRGDRDVYFGGIHPEPMMPQLQPLADEIVRRGAFVGLATDGDADRVGAVDNLGNYMNTHRLLAILTLYLVRKRKMTGGVVRTISQSVIVKRIAEKYGLPLYEVPVGFKHVAELMLTHDILCGGEESNGLGCKLHIPERDGIFSALLCFEAMVAFGKTPSELVADIQQEFGTFEYERIDVKVDHIEQAHRILALLRSDPPTSVAGFPVTEVSQLDGVKMILEDESWLLFRGSGTEPMLRVYSEATSREKLEQLLGFGREFVRNNLK, encoded by the coding sequence ATGACAATCAAATTTGGAACCGACGGCTGGCGCGGGCGCATCGCGCAGGAATTTACATTTGAAAACGTGGAAATTGTGGCTCAGGCCACGGCTGAGCAGTTTCTGGCGGATAACCCAACCCAATCGGAACAACTGGTTTTTGTTGGGCATGACCGCCGATTTTTGGGTGAAGATTTTGCCGCCCGAGTGGCCGAAGTGATGGTCGCGAATGGCTTTCGGGTGAAACTCTACGATACTGATGTCCCGACACCAATGGTTTCGTATGATTGCCACCACTTCAATGCTCGGGGTGGTGTGATCATTACGGCAAGTCACAACCCGCCCGAATTTTCCGGATTTAAAATCAAATTACCGTTTGGCGGATCAGCCTTGCCAGCCTATACCAATCAGGTCGAAGCCCGGCTTGGGGACAACCCTCCAAAACGGGTGTTGCTGCGCGAAGCCCTGGCCGATGGTCGGATCGAGCGGGTTCCGCCGTCTGAAGCCTATATCAAACGGGTGCCGGAAATTGTTGATCTGGAACAGTTAAAAGCCCAGGATCTGGAAGTGATTGTTGATTCAATGCATGGCACGGGCGGGCATTATTTGGAAAACTTCCTGAGTGGCGGAAAGCTCCGAGTGACAACCATTCGCGGAGACCGGGATGTCTACTTTGGCGGCATCCATCCAGAGCCGATGATGCCCCAACTCCAACCACTGGCCGATGAAATCGTCCGCCGAGGGGCCTTTGTCGGGCTGGCCACTGATGGAGATGCTGACCGGGTTGGTGCGGTGGATAATCTCGGAAACTATATGAACACCCACCGGTTGCTCGCGATTTTGACCCTCTATCTGGTGCGAAAGCGGAAGATGACCGGCGGTGTGGTGCGCACTATTTCACAAAGTGTGATCGTCAAACGGATTGCCGAAAAGTATGGACTGCCGCTCTACGAAGTCCCTGTCGGGTTTAAACACGTGGCCGAATTGATGCTCACTCACGACATTTTATGTGGCGGCGAAGAATCCAATGGACTTGGCTGCAAACTCCACATTCCGGAGCGTGATGGAATCTTCAGTGCCTTGTTGTGCTTTGAAGCCATGGTGGCATTTGGCAAAACTCCGTCCGAACTGGTGGCTGATATTCAGCAAGAATTTGGGACTTTTGAGTATGAGCGCATTGATGTGAAGGTAGACCACATTGAACAAGCCCATCGGATTTTGGCCCTGTTACGCAGCGACCCACCAACCTCGGTGGCGGGCTTCCCCGTGACTGAAGTCTCGCAACTGGACGGCGTGAAGATGATTTTGGAAGATGAAAGCTGGCTGCTCTTCCGGGGTTCGGGCACCGAGCCGATGCTGCGGGTTTATAGCGAAGCCACCAGCCGCGAAAAGCTGGAACAACTGCTTGGCTTTGGCCGGGAATTTGTCCGAAATAATCTGAAATAA
- a CDS encoding VOC family protein, producing MPRICHFEIHAENPERAITFYTSVFGWKFQQWGDQPYWLIETGPKGQSGIDGGLLPRHGAPPVGGEPVNAFVCTVDVDNLDAYSAKVTEHGATLAVPKMPIPTVGWLAYYKDTEGNIFGMMQSDPEAK from the coding sequence ATGCCGCGAATTTGCCATTTTGAAATCCATGCCGAAAACCCCGAGCGAGCCATCACTTTTTACACCAGCGTGTTTGGCTGGAAATTCCAGCAGTGGGGAGACCAACCGTACTGGTTGATTGAAACCGGACCCAAAGGGCAATCAGGCATTGATGGTGGATTACTGCCCCGCCACGGAGCGCCGCCGGTTGGCGGTGAGCCTGTGAATGCCTTTGTCTGCACGGTTGATGTTGATAACCTGGATGCGTATAGTGCCAAAGTAACCGAACACGGTGCCACTCTGGCCGTCCCAAAAATGCCGATCCCGACGGTTGGCTGGCTGGCTTATTATAAAGACACCGAAGGCAATATTTTCGGGATGATGCAATCTGACCCCGAAGCCAAATAA
- a CDS encoding lysophospholipid acyltransferase family protein: MSSRPSSFASRIEAFPSPPVSTLVPPALSGLFKKVLALDQIFDHYQHILTATPEVSAKDFFDQALSQLKIQYQATSAQSVVLPSGPLVIVANHPFGVIEGMILCSQVFEQRPDAKLMANSLLSTFAPIRSHCIFVDPFGSTDSPRHNLAPLRQAIQWVRDGGALIVFPAGEVSHLTLDQRSVLDPPWSPTIARLVRKSEAGVVPVFFEGRNSGLFQVAGLAHPRLRTLLLPRECLNKQKSEVSFTIGKPIGFDHLTRFETDSQLIEYLRFRTYHLKHQLRPASITGLSQWSLFQHQPRPVSNQCFAPDQLALEVDQLDTSQKLAESGELAVYVAPFAQIPRVMQEIGRLRELTFRLTGEGTGLALDLDWFDQHYTHLFIWNQRTSEVVGAYRLARVDQILESKGVKGLYTSTLFRFSKTLFQHFPQALELGRSFVRPEYQKSFSPLLLLWKGIGAFVCQNPQYKYLLGAVSMSQDYTEISRQMLVHYLTRHESLPEIFPLIQPRHPFRPITSNSNFAVWAESIGSSLDVVSDFISQLEPDHKGVPVLVRQYLKLGGKLLGFNVDPGFHQALDGLILVDLTQTPRRNLERYLGKQETQAFLQYHSAKNDNVVE, from the coding sequence GTGAGCAGTCGCCCATCAAGCTTTGCTTCCCGAATTGAAGCCTTCCCCTCACCACCTGTTTCCACACTCGTGCCCCCCGCACTGAGTGGTTTGTTTAAAAAAGTCCTTGCGCTGGATCAGATTTTTGATCACTACCAGCATATTCTGACCGCCACTCCTGAAGTTTCCGCCAAAGATTTTTTCGATCAGGCACTGTCACAGCTCAAGATTCAGTATCAGGCCACTTCGGCCCAATCTGTAGTTTTACCTTCGGGCCCGCTGGTGATTGTCGCCAACCATCCCTTTGGTGTCATTGAAGGCATGATTTTGTGCAGCCAGGTTTTTGAGCAGCGGCCAGATGCCAAATTGATGGCCAATTCATTGCTCAGTACTTTTGCCCCAATTCGGTCACACTGCATTTTTGTTGATCCTTTTGGATCGACAGATTCTCCACGTCACAACCTGGCGCCGCTTCGGCAGGCGATTCAATGGGTCCGGGATGGAGGTGCGTTGATTGTGTTCCCGGCGGGTGAAGTCTCGCACCTCACACTTGACCAGCGGTCCGTTTTAGACCCGCCCTGGAGCCCAACCATTGCCCGATTGGTTCGCAAATCAGAAGCGGGAGTCGTCCCAGTTTTTTTTGAAGGCCGCAATTCAGGACTGTTTCAAGTGGCTGGATTGGCTCATCCGCGGCTCCGAACCTTGCTCCTTCCACGGGAATGCCTCAACAAACAAAAATCGGAAGTATCGTTCACCATTGGTAAACCAATTGGATTTGACCACCTGACCCGATTTGAAACTGATTCGCAACTGATTGAATACCTTCGATTTCGGACCTATCACCTCAAACACCAACTCCGTCCGGCTTCGATCACCGGACTGAGTCAGTGGTCGTTGTTTCAGCACCAGCCCAGGCCAGTTTCCAACCAGTGTTTCGCTCCTGATCAGCTTGCCCTGGAAGTTGATCAACTTGACACATCCCAAAAGCTGGCCGAATCGGGTGAACTTGCCGTCTATGTGGCCCCTTTCGCCCAAATTCCCAGGGTGATGCAAGAAATTGGCCGGTTGCGTGAACTCACGTTTCGGCTGACTGGCGAAGGCACCGGACTGGCACTCGATCTGGATTGGTTTGACCAGCATTACACGCATTTATTTATCTGGAATCAAAGGACATCCGAGGTTGTTGGCGCGTACCGTCTGGCCAGAGTTGATCAGATTCTTGAATCAAAGGGCGTGAAGGGCCTGTACACCTCGACGCTGTTTCGATTTTCAAAAACCTTGTTTCAGCATTTCCCTCAGGCGCTGGAGCTTGGCCGGTCGTTTGTCCGTCCGGAATACCAGAAATCGTTCAGTCCGTTACTCCTGCTCTGGAAAGGGATTGGGGCGTTTGTTTGCCAGAATCCACAGTACAAATATCTGCTTGGCGCTGTCAGTATGAGTCAGGACTACACTGAAATATCGCGCCAGATGCTGGTTCACTACCTGACCCGACATGAAAGCCTCCCAGAAATTTTCCCCCTGATACAGCCGCGACATCCGTTTCGACCCATCACCAGCAATTCAAATTTTGCTGTTTGGGCTGAGTCCATCGGGAGTTCACTTGATGTTGTTTCAGACTTTATCAGCCAGCTTGAACCTGATCACAAGGGAGTTCCAGTTCTGGTCCGTCAGTATTTAAAGCTGGGTGGCAAGCTCCTCGGATTTAATGTTGATCCAGGCTTTCATCAGGCACTGGATGGATTGATTCTGGTTGATCTCACCCAAACGCCTCGCCGAAACCTGGAACGGTATCTTGGAAAACAAGAGACCCAGGCATTCTTGCAGTATCACAGTGCAAAAAATGACAACGTGGTTGAATGA